The Brachionichthys hirsutus isolate HB-005 chromosome 8, CSIRO-AGI_Bhir_v1, whole genome shotgun sequence genome contains a region encoding:
- the ecm2 gene encoding extracellular matrix protein 2 — translation MRWWLVAASLWLLMALTVPEAQARNRPRNQDAGTRQRKRKRDGHGHTRVGPTKPQKTRLVPGPSLPVEPQGQGQTLFLESYRNLQEEHSSYNAIPAPNEHYEHVTPLTREEIQQILWREEEENRMERLRKKDKARKKRRKQRKEQAERQRKIVEERRREEEEALRMQMEKEEEEWRKQMEEIERKRQEDDRMQMEKEEEEWRKQMEEIERKRQEDDRMQKEKVEREERWNERKLEKETSQEMLKHKEEEEVWLRGDVFQMPELQETKEHGTPKLLPVPIPTPPIAKDDEQETALVEGEEEEEEEEELVVVNRRGLPSGCNISDGTATCDNAKLLYFPPLAISELQSLSLEGNNISRIPAEAFNGIPNLEWINLKKNKLTSAGIDAKAFKGLKMLRRLYLDGNLLEVVPSDLPPTLQELKISENRLQRIHKNSFQDLSSLVILELEGNLLSEGTVDPRAFAPLVQLSYLRLGRNHFRTIPQGLPMSLLELYLENNLIEEISETVFNQTQSLNVVSLRHNRLDETRIAPLAWFDHRNLESIDLSYNHLHLVPSYLPRCLVHLVLVGNRIERIPGFVFAHMDPGLEYLYLSYNKLDGEGTESESFLGSYSSMVELCLDHNQLISVPSGINEMSNLHFLSLNNNKIRSIRDESICDLNQSGEPTLVALRLENNYIDPQKISATAFSCVRSSSAVILQPQNTK, via the exons ATGAGGTGGTGGCTGGTGGCGGCCAGTCTGTGGCTGCTGATGGCCCTAACAGTGCCAGAGGCACAGGCCAGGAACAGACCTCGCAACCAGGATGCTGGGACCCgccagaggaagagaaagagggacggACATG GACATACCAGAGTGGGACCCACTAAACCTCAGAAGACTCGACTGGTTCCTGGTCCCAGCCTCCCAGTGGAACCTCAAGGACAAGGACAGACCCTATTTCTGGAGTCCTACAGGAACCTACAAGAAGAACACTCAAGCTACAATGCAATCCCAG CTCCCAATGAGCACTACGAGCACGTGACCCCACTAACCAGGGAGGAGATCCAGCAAATCCTCtggcgagaggaagaggagaatcgTATGGAGCGCCTGAGGAAGAAGGACAAAGCaaggaaaaaaaggaggaagcagaggaaggagcaggcagaaagacaaagaaaaattgtggaggaaaggaggagggaagaggaggaggcattGAGAAtgcagatggagaaagaggaggaagagtggaGAAAGCAGATGGAAGAGATAgaaaggaagagacaggaggatgacagaatgcagatggagaaagaggaggaagagtggaGAAAGCAGATGGAAGAGATAgaaaggaagagacaggaggatgACAGAATGCAGAAGGAGAAAgtagagagagaagaaaggtgGAATGAGAGGAAACTAGAAAAGGAAACGAGTCAAGAGATGCTGAAAcacaaggaagaggaagaggtgtgGCTGAGAGGAGATGTGTTTCAGATGCCAGAACTCCAAGAAACCAAAGAACATGGGACACCAAAACTCTTGCCCGTTCCAATCCCAACACCTCCCATTGCAAAGGATGATGAGCAGGAGACAGCATTAgtggaaggggaggaagaagaggaggaggaggaggagctagtGGTAGTGAACAGAAGAGGCCTCCCTTCAGGCTGCAACATTTCTGATGGAACTGCAACATGTGACAACGCCAAACTCCTCTACTTTCCTCCTCTGGCCATATCTGAGCTCCAATCTCTCAGCCTGGAGG GCAACAACATCAGCAGAATCCCAGCTGAAGCCTTCAATGGCATTCCCAACCTGGAATGGATCAACCTGAAGAAAAACAAGCTCACCTCTGCTGGGATTGATGCCAAAGCCTTCAAA ggactGAAGATGCTCAGGCGCCTTTACTTGGACGGAAACCTTCTAGAGGTCGTACCCTCTGACCTTCCCCCGACTCTACAGGAGCTGAAGATAAGTGAGAACAGGCTGCAAAGAATCCATAAAAACAGCTTCCAAG ATCTGAGCAGCCTGGTGATTCTGGAGTTAGAGGGAAATCTGCTGAGTGAGGGGACTGTAGATCCCAGGGCCTTCGCCCCCCTCGTCCAGCTCTCCTATCTCCGCTTGGGCAGAAACCACTTCCGCACTATACCACAGGGCCTTCCCATGTCATTGCTT GAGCTGTACTTGGAGAATAATCTAATCGAGGAAATTTCAGAGACAGTTTTCAATCAGACTCAAAGTCTGAATGTGGTTTCTCTGAGACACAACAGACTGGATGAGACCAGAATCGCCCCTCTGGCTTGGTTCGACCACAG AAATCTCGAGTCCATCGACCTTTCCTATAATCATCTTCACCTCGTTCCATCGTACCTTCCAAGGTGTCTGGTCCACCTAGTGCTGGTTGGAAACCGCATAGAAAGGATACCTG GTTTCGTTTTTGCGCACATGGACCCTGGTTTAGAATATCTCTACCTCTCCTACAACAAACTGGACGGAGAAGGAACTGAGTCGGAATCATTTCTCGGCTCTTACAGCTCCATGGTGGAACTTTGTCTGGATCACAACCAGCTGATCTCCGTGCCGTCTGGCATCAATGAGATGAGCAACTTACACTTCCTCAGCCTCAACAATAATAAGATCAG GAGTATTCGTGATGAAAGCATCTGTGACCTGAACCAAAGTGGAGAACCCACTCTGGTGGCGCTGAGGCTTGAAAACAACTACATTGACCCACAGAAGATATCAGCAACGGCCTTTTCATGTGTTCGCTCCTCCTCAGCGGTGATCTTACAACCTCAGAATACCAAGTGA
- the aspn gene encoding asporin gives MRFFLLLCLLALGTAKPYQPINVMEFMKNYDLMMADDDENSDEDDNEDDDYDEDENCPAGCHCLPRVVQCSDQGQISVPEKIPEDTLILDLQNNDLTEIKENDFKGLNKLYGLFLINNKLSKIHPQAFRNMAHLRLLYLSYNLLTEIPANLPPNVIELRFHENKINRIQKDAFKGLRKLHVLELGANPLASSGIELGAFNGLSTLYVGMAEARLTAVPKDLPSSITELSLDYNKILKVEVEDFIRYKNLLRLRLGFNQIKSVENGSFVSTPNIREIHLDNNRLKKVPPGLSSLRYLQVIFLHGNKINSVGVNDFCPFRPGIKKNLYTGISLFANPVKYWDVQPATFRCVIGRRGVQLGNFRK, from the exons ATGAGGTTCTTCCTCCTGCTTTGCCTGCTGGCGCTCGGCACTGCCAAACCCTACCAGCCAATCAATGTAATGGAATTCATGAAAAACTATGACCTGATGATGGCTGACGACGATGAAAACAGCGATGAAGATGACAATGAGGATGATGATTATGACGAAGATGAAAACTGTCCAGCGGGCTGCCATTGCTTACCCAGAGTGGTGCAGTGCTCCGACCAGG GTCAGATCTCTGTTCCTGAAAAGATTCCTGAAGACACTCTGATCCTCGACCTCCAAAACAATGACCTAACTGAGATCAAGGAGAACGACTTTAAAGGCCTCAACAAGCTTTAT GGTCTGTTTCTGATCAACAACAAGCTTTCCAAGATTCACCCGCAGGCCTTCAGAAACATGGCTCATCTCAGACTCTTGTACCTCTCCTACAACCTGCTGACCGAGATCCCGGCAAACCTACCTCCCAACGTCATCGAGCTCCGTTTTCACGAAAACAAGATCAACAGAATCCAGAAAGATGCATTCAAAGGCCTGAGGAAACTCCATGTGCTGG AACTGGGCGCCAACCCGTTGGCCAGCAGTGGGATTGAGCTGGGAGCTTTCAATGGTCTGTCAACCCTGTATGTCGGGATGGCCGAGGCCAGACTGACCGCCGTTCCAAAAG ATCTCCCGTCCTCCATCACAGAGCTGAGTCTGGACTACAATAAAATCCTCAAGGTGGAAGTAGAGGACTTCATCAGATATAAGAATCTGTTGAG GCTCAGACTCGGCTTCAACCAGATCAAGTCTGTAGAGAACGGCAGCTTTGTCAGCACCCCAAACATCCGTGAGATCCATCTGGACAACAACCGACTGAAAAAGGTCCCACCAGGTCTCAGCTCCCTACGCTAcctgcag GTGATTTTCCTCCATGGCAACAAAATCAACAGTGTGGGCGTCAACGACTTCTGTCCGTTCAGGCCTGGCATCAAGAAGAACTTGTACACAGGCATTAGCCTGTTTGCCAATCCTGTTAAATACTGGGATGTCCAGCCAGCCACCTTTCGCTGTGTGATCGGACGGAGGGGCGTTCAGCTCGGAAACTTCAGAAAGTAG